The nucleotide sequence TCCTGAGTTCGGCTGATATTCACAAACGCAACTACGACTATAAAACCAAAGATTACGATCAGGTGCTTTTAAACGAAGTCACAACGTCCGCTTTTTCTGTGATGGAAGCAGCCTTGCAAAGACGCATGTGGGAACCGCCACCGGACAACGCCTGCCTGAAGTCAGAGGACTTCAATGTCGAAGGCGAACTTGCCGGGGGCATGAAATGGAAAGTTTCCGCCAAGTACAATTTCACCACCAAGAACTATGAACTGATCTCGGAAGGTCAGTACCGCGATCTGAAAGCGTTCTATATCAAACGCATCAAGATTCTGGATGTGTCAGATTATCTACTGTTCTCAAACTCCCCAAACACGATGACCTTGCGTCGTTTGTATAATGAGAAATATCCAACCGCCCTGATTGCGCGCGATCGCCGTATCTATACCAAGGGCCCTTTGCAGTTTGGTGGAAATATCCACCGACCGAACAGTCACATGAACTGGAGCGGCTCACCGGCAGGATGGCCGGGCGAATGGGGTACGATCATTCAAGGGGACCGCATTCAGTTTGGCGGCGGCATGCACTACATTCAGTACAGTATCCCCAAACCAAATCCCGTCGGCAACAATATCGAAACGCTGCTGGCTCCTTATGCGGCTGACCTGGGGACTCCCGGTACACACCATTCGCAGTTTGGTGCCTCTTCCGTTGTGGTCACCCGTGATTACAGCAAGGCGCAGACCTTAAAACAGCAAGTGATCGACGCTACTCCAGGCCCGCTTAGCAAGGCCTCGGTGGCCAATGAAGTTTATCCGATTGCCCTGTTTGGCGGGACACCTCCCCTGCAATCATGGTCTGCGACAGATTCCGGGACTTACTTTAACAATCCGGATCGCTACAGCATCTTTAACTATGCCTGGGGCGGCGCCAACGGCTTTGGTATTCGCATCGATGCCACCTGTATTTCCAGATCCGATGCTGGCACGACTAAAAAAATCTGTTCACACTCTGAGCACTTCCCGCGCGGCTTTGCAAAGTGGCGCCAGGATGCAGGACTTGAAGGGACTCTTTTCACCGCGGATGCAGAAGAGATTCCTTCACCAAGTTTGAACTGGGATAACATGGAAGCGCTCGAAGAAGACGCACAAGCCTGCGGCACCGTCATCAGCGCCCCCACCAGTCCTTATCAGGATTGCGATATCTGGGATCTGGAGTTTCAGAAAAAATACGCCACCAGTTCCGGATCCAACGTCTGTGGGCAGGTTTCGACCATCGACATGAATTCTTTGGCTCTGAATAATTTCAATCCGGGCCAGCTGACCAATCCGGCCTTGAAAGAACGCCTGCTTCGTCGTGTGGTTTACACCAAAGTTCCCACCGAGATTCGCCAGACAGCCGCACAAGGTCTGATGCTGGGTTCCCTTTCAGCCAATGCGGCAAGAAAGAATTTTTCTTTGTGGGTTGTTTCCGAAGACACTCTGGCTTTGCGCGGATATCAGCAGGACAACACCTCACCACTGGATACAGATCCAGGACGACTGCGTGAAGTCGTCTTTAATGCCGATGCCACGAACGCCGGCAAAGAGCCGCTGCCAATGGTTTTACTGTCGCCAGAACGCGTGCACTTGCTAAGTCCCCAATACGTTCCAGCCACCTATAACTATTTGCAGGGATACTGGCCCGTCGTCAGTGGACAGATTCGGCCTGTATTGCACAATTATACGGATTATATCCGCCAGGAAAACGACGGCTTCCGCTATGGGTATCGCACCTTCCGCATGGAAAATGTCAGTCTGATCACCAATGCCAATATCGACACCTCAAATCCGTTTGTGATGCGGGGTCTGTGGAGCGGGCCTGATTCCACCGACAGTCAGTTCCCTTCCAATCTGTGCATGGTTTCCATGGCGGGGCACACTTTGACTCCGGTTCCGGGGAACGACATTTTAACGACGGCCAATATCCCCCCTTATCATTCAGCGCCGAATTCTCCGATTCCGCCGCTGGGTTCAAGATACTATAATGGTGTTACGGATCGTTTCCCAAGATCCTACTATCCTGCGATCTTCTGGGTTCAGCGGGGCGCGGGTCTTAATGCCACTCGCGAGGAATCCGATCTGGTTTTCACCGGCATTCGCATGTACACGACGTTTGATGATTTTGTTCCATCGGGGAAAAGAAACTTGAACACTCCTCTTCACACCGTGACCGACACGCGCGGAAACTATGGAACGCAGTTTTCTCTGGCCCATAAAAACATGCAGTGGACCAGCTCTGCTTATTACAATCCCATGGCTGCAGGAACGCCCTGTCTTGTCGCCAACCTGACTCACCGAGAAGCTGCTTATTCCAGTCAGCCGGATTATTACGGCACTCAGCCGTCGGTGAACAACGGACGCTACATCTTTGTTCATGCTGATCCACCTGTGGATTACCGCAACCTGGGCTCTATCATCGGGATTGACCAGCCTATTCTGGAGACCCGACAATAAATGAACATGAAACCTCTGAACAACTCCGGTATGACTCTTGTTGAAGTTCTGGTCGCCATCGCCATTTCCCTGATCAGCTTGACCGTACTGATGCAGCTGACTCTTTCCAATCGCACGCACAAATCCGAAGTGGATCGATCGATTGTTTTAAAAGAGATTCTGACCAACAACGCCATCGAACTTAAAGGACGCGCGGTCACGGACATTCCCCTGCCGGGAAATTGCATCGTGCGCACGTATAATTACCAGACTGAATTTCAAAGCGAAGTGACTCAGGCCGGAAGCCCGCCGCTGTGTGGTCTTGCGGAACCGTCCAAAGACACCATTCAGGTGGTGTGGGAGGTAGAACCCGCCACCAGCATCAATGCGGATTTCAGTTCGCCGTCCCTGAAGCTTCCCAAATATTCCAACACTCTTAAAAAAGTGACCCTGCATGTGCGCGGATATTCCAGCGGAGCCGGAGCCCGCCTGATTCACAATCAGGTGACTCTGTTTAAACGATGAAGAAAAATTCAGGCTTCTCCGTCATGGAGCTTCTGCTGGCCGTTAGTATTTCCACGATGGTCATCGGGATTGTGACCTATCTGATTCACAATTTCTTTTCTGAACAGCGCAATCTGGAGGTATGGTCCGGCGGACAGCTTGAAATGTCGATGGCCTTAAAAAATGCCGAGGGCGACATCCGCAACGTCATTCGTTTTGATCCGGTGGAAAATCTGACTTCGGCTTCCAGCATTGCCTATTTCGGACTGACCTCCCTGACTCCCGGGCTTGAACCTTCGGTGTGCCTGAACGATGCCACGGGTTCGGTCATCCGCTACACCACTTTAGATCGAAAGCAGCGTTCTGAACGTGTGCTTCGCGCCTGGTCTGAACTGGCGGACGTGAATAAAACCGGCAGCTCCCATGAACTGCGCTTAACCGCCGATGCCACCACCAGTTCCATGTTCGGCACCTCCAAGTCGCCGCGTGAGATTGTTCTGGTCGATGCCGATCGCCGGTACATCCGCCGCTACAAGGTGTCCACCCACACCA is from Bdellovibrio bacteriovorus str. Tiberius and encodes:
- a CDS encoding PulJ/GspJ family protein, with product MNMKPLNNSGMTLVEVLVAIAISLISLTVLMQLTLSNRTHKSEVDRSIVLKEILTNNAIELKGRAVTDIPLPGNCIVRTYNYQTEFQSEVTQAGSPPLCGLAEPSKDTIQVVWEVEPATSINADFSSPSLKLPKYSNTLKKVTLHVRGYSSGAGARLIHNQVTLFKR